From Flavobacterium arcticum, the proteins below share one genomic window:
- a CDS encoding inorganic phosphate transporter, producing the protein MTLLIIIIFLALAFDFINGFHDAANSIATIVATKVLTPFQAVLWAAFFNFLAYFISRYWIGEFKIGNTIAKTVSEDFITLEVILAGIIAAITWNLLTWKLGIPSSSSHTLIGGFMGAALAHAFTVDGADLNTVVNYAKVIPIILFIFMAPLIGMIVAYFITVLILNICRKANPSKADKWFKRLQLVSSALFSLGHGANDAQKVMGIIGAAVIYYHTQIDPMVEYKTAADPFKYFVEHWGWVPFTSFAMIALGTMSGGWKIVKTMGTKITKVTSLEGVAAETAGAITLYTAEHFGIPVSTTHTITGSIIGVGITKRVSAVRWGVTISLLWAWILTIPVSAIIAALLYYIISLF; encoded by the coding sequence ATGACGTTACTTATAATAATTATATTTTTAGCCCTTGCTTTCGATTTCATTAATGGTTTTCATGATGCGGCTAACTCTATAGCGACTATAGTTGCCACAAAAGTACTTACTCCTTTTCAGGCAGTACTTTGGGCTGCTTTTTTTAATTTCTTGGCTTACTTTATTTCGCGATATTGGATAGGTGAGTTTAAGATTGGTAATACCATTGCAAAAACTGTTAGTGAAGATTTTATAACGCTCGAAGTTATTTTAGCAGGTATTATAGCCGCTATTACATGGAATCTTCTTACTTGGAAACTAGGTATTCCATCTTCATCCTCACATACACTTATAGGTGGTTTTATGGGAGCAGCATTAGCACATGCTTTTACTGTTGATGGAGCTGACTTGAACACTGTAGTAAATTATGCTAAAGTAATACCTATTATACTGTTTATATTTATGGCGCCATTAATAGGTATGATAGTCGCCTATTTTATAACAGTATTGATATTAAATATCTGCCGAAAGGCGAACCCGTCTAAAGCTGACAAATGGTTTAAAAGATTACAACTAGTATCATCAGCACTGTTTAGCCTTGGGCATGGTGCTAACGATGCACAAAAGGTTATGGGGATTATTGGAGCTGCTGTTATATATTATCATACACAAATAGACCCAATGGTAGAATATAAAACTGCTGCCGACCCGTTTAAATATTTTGTAGAACATTGGGGGTGGGTACCGTTTACCAGTTTTGCAATGATCGCGCTAGGTACTATGAGTGGCGGTTGGAAGATTGTAAAAACTATGGGTACTAAAATTACCAAAGTAACATCTTTAGAGGGGGTTGCTGCCGAAACAGCAGGGGCTATCACGCTATATACTGCCGAGCATTTTGGTATTCCTGTATCTACTACACATACTATTACTGGTTCTATAATAGGAGTTGGTATTACTAAAAGGGTATCTGCTGTACGTTGGGGGGTAACCATTAGCCTGCTTTGGGCATGGATACTAACCATACCAGTATCGGCAATAATTGCAGCACTACTGTACTATATAATATCTCTTTTCTAG
- a CDS encoding CPBP family intramembrane glutamic endopeptidase, which yields MYIKKAYSENFDFVKYLPIPIVFLGLIVLNYAAIALLNIDVEELLREEIAKKGANRVFIETLLPMAVLLGVLLLWVKYVQKQSITSLTTAREEVDWKRIWFSFGLWGGITALLIGIAYVTAPENFVLNFKPIPFAILAVTAILMVPLQTSFEEYFFRGYLMQGIGVATRSRLIPLIITSVLFGVMHIANPEVGKIGYILLLYYIGTGFLLGIMTLMDDGIELALGFHAANNLISALLVTSDWTAFQTDSVLKDMSEPSAGFDILVPLLILYPILLFIFSRKYGWSGWKEKLTGRIRLTED from the coding sequence ATGTATATAAAAAAGGCATACTCAGAGAATTTTGATTTTGTAAAATATCTACCTATACCTATAGTTTTTTTAGGACTTATTGTGTTAAACTATGCGGCGATAGCATTACTAAATATAGATGTAGAAGAGTTATTGCGCGAAGAGATTGCTAAAAAAGGAGCTAACAGGGTATTTATAGAAACTCTGTTACCTATGGCTGTGCTTTTAGGAGTATTATTACTATGGGTAAAATATGTACAAAAACAAAGTATAACGAGCCTTACAACTGCTAGGGAAGAAGTAGACTGGAAACGTATTTGGTTTTCGTTTGGGCTTTGGGGAGGTATTACAGCACTATTGATAGGTATTGCCTATGTAACAGCACCTGAAAACTTTGTACTTAACTTTAAGCCTATCCCTTTTGCCATACTAGCTGTTACCGCTATATTGATGGTGCCTTTGCAAACGAGTTTTGAAGAATACTTTTTTAGAGGCTATTTAATGCAGGGTATAGGTGTAGCTACCAGAAGCAGGTTGATACCGCTTATTATTACATCAGTACTTTTTGGTGTGATGCATATAGCAAACCCCGAAGTAGGTAAAATTGGTTATATACTATTACTCTATTATATAGGGACAGGTTTTTTATTGGGTATCATGACATTAATGGATGATGGTATAGAATTAGCACTTGGTTTTCATGCGGCAAATAATCTTATATCGGCATTATTGGTAACTTCTGATTGGACTGCTTTCCAGACAGATTCTGTATTAAAAGATATGTCTGAACCATCGGCAGGATTTGACATATTAGTCCCCCTTCTTATACTATATCCAATTCTTTTATTTATCTTTAGTAGAAAATATGGCTGGAGTGGCTGGAAAGAAAAACTTACTGGGCGTATTCGATTAACCGAAGATTAA
- a CDS encoding M1 family metallopeptidase yields the protein MKIFGALFLLLSFALTVNAQTITRRDSLQGGLRSERTSFDVQRYDLNITVNPDKRYISGYNNITFKVIESTKRIQLDLFENMQVDSIIYDTKKLVYKRDNDAIFITFPKELKKGNTEKVRFYYSGTPIVARNAPWDGGFVFSKDNQGKPWVGVAVQGTGASLWYPVKDHQTDEPDNGATIKVAVPNGLMNVSNGRFTGSEDLGNGYTRWDWEVKNPINNYDITVNIADYAHIHDNLNGLDLDYYILKDNEEKARKHFEEVKPMIECFEAKFGKYPFYEDGYKLVETPYLGMEHQSAVAYGNNYKKGYRGMDLSYSGIGMLFDFITIHESGHEWFGNSITSTDVADMWIHEGFTTYSETVYVECRYGYDKAMKYINGQRRNVQNDKPVIGIFGVNREGSSDMYYKGALMLNTIRHIVNDDDKWWAMLLNFSNTYKKQIINGENVVTFFNRESGINLTPIFEQYLNYTNIPVLQLRMNNGSPEYRWETDVKNFIMPVDIITHKNEVRLNGTNNWQAIDVKAKSLKDIEALKNRFYIKVEKL from the coding sequence ATGAAGATATTCGGTGCTTTATTTTTGCTTCTGTCATTTGCACTTACTGTAAATGCACAAACCATCACAAGGCGCGACAGTTTACAGGGCGGTTTACGATCTGAACGCACCAGCTTTGATGTGCAACGCTATGACCTCAACATAACTGTAAATCCTGATAAAAGATACATTAGTGGGTATAACAATATAACCTTTAAAGTGATTGAAAGTACAAAACGTATTCAGCTTGACCTATTTGAAAATATGCAGGTTGATAGCATTATTTATGATACCAAAAAGCTAGTATATAAAAGAGATAATGATGCTATTTTTATAACATTCCCTAAAGAATTAAAAAAAGGCAATACCGAGAAAGTCCGTTTTTATTATAGTGGTACTCCTATAGTGGCTCGTAATGCCCCATGGGATGGCGGATTTGTTTTCAGTAAAGACAATCAGGGTAAGCCATGGGTAGGTGTTGCGGTGCAAGGTACGGGAGCAAGCCTATGGTATCCTGTAAAAGACCATCAAACGGATGAACCTGATAATGGCGCTACTATAAAAGTAGCCGTACCGAATGGATTGATGAATGTAAGTAATGGACGTTTTACAGGCAGCGAGGATTTAGGTAATGGTTATACCCGCTGGGACTGGGAGGTAAAAAACCCGATAAACAATTATGACATTACAGTAAATATTGCTGACTATGCTCATATACATGATAACCTCAACGGACTAGATTTAGACTATTATATACTAAAAGATAATGAAGAAAAAGCACGCAAGCATTTTGAAGAGGTAAAACCAATGATAGAATGTTTTGAAGCTAAATTCGGGAAATATCCTTTTTATGAAGATGGTTACAAGCTGGTAGAAACTCCGTACTTGGGTATGGAACACCAGAGTGCTGTTGCTTATGGAAACAATTATAAAAAAGGCTATAGAGGTATGGATTTATCCTATTCGGGTATAGGGATGCTGTTTGATTTTATTACCATACACGAAAGCGGACACGAATGGTTTGGCAATAGTATTACCAGTACAGATGTTGCCGATATGTGGATTCATGAAGGTTTTACCACTTATTCAGAAACCGTATATGTAGAGTGTCGTTATGGCTATGACAAAGCCATGAAGTACATTAACGGGCAGCGCAGGAACGTGCAGAACGACAAACCTGTAATTGGTATTTTTGGCGTTAACAGAGAAGGCTCTAGCGATATGTATTACAAAGGTGCATTAATGCTGAACACTATACGCCATATTGTTAACGATGATGATAAATGGTGGGCTATGTTATTAAATTTCTCTAACACCTATAAAAAGCAAATTATAAATGGTGAAAACGTAGTTACCTTTTTTAATAGAGAAAGCGGTATAAACCTTACACCTATTTTTGAGCAATATTTAAATTACACCAATATTCCTGTACTGCAATTACGTATGAATAATGGTAGCCCTGAATACCGTTGGGAAACGGATGTAAAAAATTTTATTATGCCCGTTGATATTATAACTCATAAAAATGAAGTAAGACTTAATGGTACTAATAACTGGCAGGCTATTGATGTAAAAGCTAAGAGCCTCAAGGATATTGAAGCTCTTAAAAATAGGTTTTATATAAAAGTAGAGAAGCTTTAA
- the arsC gene encoding arsenate reductase (glutaredoxin) (This arsenate reductase requires both glutathione and glutaredoxin to convert arsenate to arsenite, after which the efflux transporter formed by ArsA and ArsB can extrude the arsenite from the cell, providing resistance.), translating into MITIYHNPRCSKSREGLQLLELQDKPFTVVKYLNEPLSKQELTTLIKKLAINPIDLVRQKEAIWKEQYKGQELTDDAIIDAMVQHPSLIERPIVINGDKAVIARPAENIKSIL; encoded by the coding sequence ATGATAACTATATACCATAACCCAAGGTGTAGTAAATCTCGTGAGGGACTGCAATTACTGGAACTACAAGACAAACCCTTTACTGTTGTAAAATACCTGAATGAACCATTAAGCAAACAAGAACTTACAACACTCATTAAAAAACTAGCTATCAACCCGATAGACCTTGTAAGGCAAAAAGAAGCCATCTGGAAAGAACAATATAAAGGGCAAGAACTTACTGATGATGCTATTATTGATGCAATGGTACAACATCCCAGTCTTATAGAGCGCCCTATAGTAATAAATGGCGATAAAGCTGTAATAGCCCGTCCTGCTGAGAATATCAAATCAATACTTTAA
- a CDS encoding AMP-binding protein, whose translation MNEPNYHFVHNSFKLNGFHLTENDLCRIAYSFIKEGQPYERAVGDFILDWFDNNNFITMQTSGTTGLPKMIQVDKQAMVNSALATGLFFDLDPKIQVLHCLPTAYVAGKMMLVRAFILGWELDLVEPTTNPLERGDKIYNFAAMVPLQAEHSLDKLHRVKKLILGGAKVNQSLSEQLKQVPTKIYETYGMTETITHIAAKRVGEEAFTVLPNVNISQDDRECLVIDPYVLCDEPVVTNDIVTIVNDEQFIWMGRYDNVINSGGIKLFPEQIEEKLSGLIEGRYFVKGVPDEKLGEKLVLVVEGSTYEIDKKVFSKLSKFEKPKEILFIEKFTETPSGKVIRDKSMAVA comes from the coding sequence ATGAACGAACCAAATTATCATTTTGTACATAATAGTTTTAAATTAAATGGTTTTCATCTTACTGAAAATGATTTGTGCCGAATAGCCTATAGCTTTATTAAAGAAGGACAACCTTATGAAAGAGCTGTAGGCGATTTTATATTGGATTGGTTTGATAATAACAATTTTATTACCATGCAAACCTCGGGGACAACAGGTTTGCCAAAAATGATACAGGTAGATAAACAGGCAATGGTAAACTCGGCACTTGCCACAGGGTTATTTTTTGACCTTGACCCTAAAATACAAGTATTACACTGTTTACCTACAGCTTATGTGGCTGGTAAAATGATGCTAGTAAGAGCTTTTATTTTAGGATGGGAGCTAGACTTAGTAGAGCCAACTACAAACCCTTTAGAGCGTGGAGATAAAATATACAATTTTGCTGCTATGGTACCTTTGCAAGCAGAACATTCTTTAGATAAACTGCATAGAGTAAAGAAACTGATATTAGGAGGAGCTAAGGTAAACCAATCATTATCAGAACAATTGAAGCAAGTACCTACAAAAATATATGAAACGTATGGTATGACCGAAACCATAACCCATATTGCTGCAAAAAGAGTAGGAGAGGAAGCCTTTACTGTACTGCCCAATGTAAATATAAGTCAGGATGACAGGGAATGTCTTGTAATAGATCCTTATGTACTATGCGATGAACCTGTAGTTACTAATGATATTGTTACTATAGTAAACGATGAACAGTTTATATGGATGGGCAGGTATGACAATGTTATTAATAGCGGAGGTATAAAGCTTTTCCCCGAGCAGATAGAAGAAAAACTTTCAGGGCTTATAGAAGGGCGTTACTTTGTAAAAGGTGTGCCAGATGAAAAATTAGGCGAAAAACTTGTACTGGTTGTAGAAGGCAGTACGTATGAAATTGATAAAAAAGTATTTTCGAAACTAAGTAAGTTTGAAAAGCCTAAAGAAATATTATTTATAGAGAAATTTACCGAAACACCTTCGGGTAAAGTAATACGCGATAAAAGTATGGCAGTAGCTTAA
- a CDS encoding DUF47 domain-containing protein, which produces MSINNIFQFLVPKDKKFFPLFEQATQNLVLLAEKMHEAVNTPKEDREAFLMEIERLESVIEGIAHQTNLELSRNFITPFDREDIHALISAIDNVADYMYGAANRMRLYQVEKITKSIRKMTEINLEACQLIQLAVADLKGMNNLKGIADICKRIYKLESKSDNVFDKAVADIFENETDAINVIKYKEVLAALETATDKCKGVANVLESIAVKHS; this is translated from the coding sequence ATGTCTATAAATAACATATTTCAATTTCTTGTTCCGAAAGACAAGAAATTTTTCCCATTATTTGAGCAAGCAACCCAAAATTTAGTGTTACTGGCAGAGAAAATGCACGAAGCAGTAAACACACCAAAAGAAGATAGAGAAGCGTTTTTGATGGAGATAGAACGTCTTGAAAGCGTAATAGAAGGCATTGCTCATCAAACTAATCTTGAGCTTAGTCGTAATTTTATAACTCCTTTTGATAGAGAAGATATACATGCACTTATATCGGCTATAGATAACGTGGCAGATTATATGTATGGTGCAGCAAACAGGATGCGTTTGTATCAGGTAGAAAAAATTACCAAGTCAATAAGAAAAATGACAGAGATAAATCTTGAAGCATGTCAACTTATTCAACTTGCTGTTGCCGACTTAAAAGGTATGAATAACCTAAAGGGGATAGCTGATATATGTAAGCGAATATATAAGCTAGAAAGTAAATCGGATAATGTATTTGATAAAGCAGTAGCTGATATTTTTGAAAATGAAACAGATGCTATAAATGTCATTAAATATAAAGAAGTGCTTGCAGCCCTTGAAACAGCAACCGATAAATGTAAGGGTGTAGCCAATGTTTTAGAGTCTATAGCTGTAAAGCATTCATAA
- a CDS encoding acyl-CoA carboxylase subunit beta → MDINFNKNEDHNKLLVSEMKRRLTQVKLGGGEKRIAKLHAQGKMTARERIDYLLDKDSKSIEIGAFVGDGMYAEHGGCPSGGVVIKIGYIKGKQCMVVANDATVKAGAWFPITGKKNLRAQEIAMENRLPIIYLVDSAGVYLPMQDEIFPDKEHFGRIFRNNAIMSSMGITQIAAVMGSCVAGGAYLPIMSDEALIVDKTGSIFLAGSYLVKAAIGESIDNEALGGATTHCEISGVTDYKAKDDKDALDTIKNIVDKIGDYDKAGYNRIKAEKPALEEKDIYGIIPKARNEQYDMMEIIKRLVDNSDFEEYKAGYGQTIITGYARIDGWAVGIVANQRKVVKSKKGEMQFGGVIYSDSADKSTRFIANCNQKKIPLVFLQDVTGFMVGSKSEHGGIIKDGAKMVNAVSNSVVPKFTVVIGNSYGAGNYAMCGKAYDPRLIFAWPSAELAVMGGTQAAKVLMQIEASSLKAKGEKVDEAKEKELFDKIKARYDDQVSPYYAASRLWTDGIIDPLDTRKWISMGIEAADHAPIEKKFNLGVIQV, encoded by the coding sequence ATGGATATTAACTTCAACAAAAACGAAGATCATAACAAACTTTTAGTGTCTGAAATGAAACGCAGACTAACGCAGGTAAAACTGGGTGGTGGCGAAAAAAGAATAGCAAAACTGCACGCACAAGGCAAAATGACAGCCCGCGAGCGTATTGATTATCTTTTAGATAAAGACAGTAAGAGTATAGAGATAGGAGCTTTTGTTGGCGATGGTATGTATGCCGAACACGGTGGCTGCCCATCAGGTGGTGTAGTGATAAAAATAGGCTACATTAAAGGTAAACAATGTATGGTAGTGGCTAATGATGCTACTGTAAAAGCCGGTGCATGGTTCCCGATAACAGGGAAGAAAAACCTACGCGCTCAGGAAATAGCTATGGAAAACAGACTGCCTATCATCTATCTTGTAGATAGCGCAGGAGTTTACTTACCAATGCAAGATGAAATATTCCCTGACAAGGAGCATTTTGGGCGTATTTTCCGTAACAATGCCATAATGAGTAGTATGGGTATAACCCAAATAGCTGCTGTAATGGGTAGCTGTGTAGCAGGTGGTGCATACTTACCTATAATGAGTGATGAAGCACTTATAGTAGATAAAACAGGAAGTATTTTCTTAGCTGGTAGCTACCTTGTAAAAGCAGCCATTGGCGAAAGCATCGATAACGAAGCTTTGGGCGGTGCCACTACACATTGCGAAATATCAGGAGTAACCGACTATAAAGCTAAAGACGATAAAGACGCTCTCGATACTATAAAAAACATAGTAGATAAAATAGGTGATTATGACAAGGCAGGTTACAATCGTATAAAAGCCGAAAAACCTGCTCTAGAAGAAAAAGACATATATGGTATTATACCAAAGGCGCGTAACGAGCAGTATGACATGATGGAAATCATTAAACGCTTAGTAGATAATAGTGATTTTGAAGAATATAAAGCTGGTTACGGACAAACCATTATTACAGGCTATGCCCGTATAGATGGCTGGGCAGTAGGTATTGTAGCCAACCAACGTAAAGTGGTAAAATCTAAAAAAGGAGAAATGCAATTTGGTGGTGTTATCTATTCTGATAGTGCCGATAAGTCTACACGCTTTATAGCCAACTGTAACCAAAAGAAAATACCACTTGTATTCCTACAAGATGTTACAGGATTTATGGTAGGCTCCAAGTCAGAACACGGCGGTATTATAAAAGACGGTGCTAAAATGGTAAATGCCGTTAGTAACTCGGTAGTACCTAAGTTTACCGTTGTAATAGGGAACTCCTATGGGGCAGGAAACTATGCTATGTGTGGTAAGGCATACGACCCTCGACTAATATTTGCATGGCCAAGTGCCGAACTTGCCGTAATGGGTGGTACACAGGCAGCCAAAGTATTAATGCAGATAGAAGCATCATCATTAAAAGCAAAAGGCGAAAAAGTAGATGAAGCTAAAGAAAAAGAACTTTTTGATAAAATAAAAGCCCGTTATGACGACCAGGTATCGCCATACTATGCAGCATCACGCCTATGGACAGATGGCATTATTGACCCACTAGATACTCGTAAATGGATATCTATGGGGATAGAAGCTGCCGACCATGCTCCTATTGAAAAGAAATTTAACCTAGGTGTTATACAGGTTTAA
- a CDS encoding SLC13 family permease produces the protein MKHKKKSIPSPSLLGRLSNEKYFLILILIVFILSAVFYGQPQIAMWIGFLIAAYATVSNDSIQSLGTFIESNKDKKWYLLWIYVGSLFLITVTISWVIYDGDVTYQRLLDSDGNSKFPHPENFSFFMLMAPLVLLILTRLRMPVSTTFLMLSVFSSSSSGIVSMIGKSVSGYFIAFIASLIVWYFGYEYIRKKFKSRKIHPMWVVGQWLVSGLLWSVWVMQDGANIAVFLPRRLGTGQFVAFSLIIFLGLGLLFYLRGDKIQKVVSEKARISDIRAATLIDFTYALILIYKLFISTVPMSTTWVFLGLIGGREIAINLARLKKGKKHKTKAMRMIGKDFLFASIGLIISLILASTVNVAIRRDLLIFLGF, from the coding sequence ATGAAACACAAAAAAAAATCAATTCCTTCCCCTAGTCTACTTGGTAGACTTTCTAATGAAAAGTATTTTTTAATTTTAATATTAATTGTTTTTATACTTAGCGCAGTATTTTATGGGCAACCACAAATAGCAATGTGGATTGGTTTTCTTATTGCAGCCTATGCAACAGTGTCTAATGATAGTATACAGTCTTTAGGAACATTTATAGAAAGTAACAAAGACAAAAAATGGTATTTGCTCTGGATTTATGTTGGATCCTTATTTTTAATAACAGTTACCATAAGCTGGGTTATTTATGATGGAGATGTTACTTATCAACGTCTTTTAGACTCTGACGGAAATAGTAAATTTCCTCATCCAGAAAACTTCTCGTTTTTCATGCTTATGGCACCTTTAGTGCTACTTATACTTACGCGATTAAGAATGCCTGTATCTACTACATTTTTAATGCTAAGTGTCTTTAGCTCCTCATCGAGTGGTATTGTATCAATGATAGGCAAAAGTGTATCGGGCTACTTTATAGCCTTTATAGCATCATTAATAGTATGGTACTTTGGGTATGAGTATATCCGTAAAAAGTTTAAAAGCCGAAAAATACATCCTATGTGGGTAGTAGGTCAATGGTTAGTAAGTGGTTTACTATGGTCAGTATGGGTAATGCAAGATGGTGCTAATATAGCAGTGTTCTTACCTCGTAGACTTGGCACAGGGCAGTTTGTTGCTTTTAGTTTAATAATATTCTTAGGACTTGGATTGCTATTTTACCTTAGAGGAGATAAAATTCAGAAAGTAGTAAGTGAAAAAGCACGTATCTCTGATATAAGAGCTGCAACACTTATCGATTTCACCTATGCGCTTATACTTATTTACAAGCTATTTATTAGTACTGTACCTATGAGTACTACATGGGTTTTCTTAGGACTTATAGGCGGACGTGAAATTGCCATAAACCTTGCACGACTTAAAAAAGGTAAAAAACACAAAACAAAAGCAATGCGAATGATAGGTAAAGACTTTTTATTTGCATCTATAGGTTTAATAATATCTTTAATATTGGCTTCTACAGTAAATGTAGCAATACGTAGAGACCTTTTAATTTTCTTAGGATTTTAA